In Pseudoxanthomonas sp. SE1, the genomic stretch GGCCGCCAGCGCGGCCAGCAGGAAGCGATTCAAGGTGCTGCGCTCATGCCGCGCGCTGGCGTCCACGTGTCCCCAGCGGCCACGACGGACCTGCCACCACGAGAAGCCCATCACCAGCGCGGCGAATGCGCCGAAACCCAGTGCCGACCACACCGCCGTACGGCGATCTCCCCGCGCCAGCGCGATGGCGAGCACCGCCATCGGCAGCACCAGCATCGGGTGGCCGAAGATGGAGAGGGCGCGGGCGAGTGGGGCAGGCATGCGGTCAGCATACTGCGGCGCCGGTGTCGCGTGGATCGCGACCGTCCGCCGGCTGAACACGGCCGTCGGCACGTCAACGGGGGCGACAGCGGCGCGTTTTCGGTGTCAGTGGCGCAACCGGCGCCGCGTCTCCAGGAGAACATGATGAACCGCAAGACCCTGCTTTTCGTGGCCGTGCTGGCCGCCCTTGGCGCCGGCTCCGCGCTGGCCGCCACACAGGCTGGCGACGCGCAGAAGCCGGCGCGTGCGAGTCTGGACAGGAATGCCGATGGTGCCATCGACAAGGCCGAAGCGGCCGCGCATCCACGCCTGGCCGAGCGTTTCGCCGATCTGGACAAGAACGGCGATGGCAAGCTGACTGCCGACGAACGCCCGCAGCACAAGGGCGCGCGCGGACATGGTCGTCACGGTGGATCGCGTCACGGCGACGGTTTCAGGAAGCTGGATACCGATGGCGACGGCAAGGTCAGCCGTGCCGAAGCCGCGGCGCAGCCGCGTTTCGCCGAACGCTTCGACACGATGGATGCGAACCGGGATGGCGTGATCGATCGCGCCGACCGTGAGGCGCGCGGCAAGCAACGTCGCGACGAGTGGTTCGCCAAGGCCGATGCCGACAAGGACGGCAAGCTGACCCGTGCGGAGATCGACCAGGCGGACGTGCAACGCCGCGCCGAGTTCCAGCAGCGCATGCAGGCCCGCATGGATGAGCGTTTCGCCACGGCGGACAAGAACAAGGATGGCCGCCTGTCGCGCGATGAAGTGAAGGACAACAGCCGCCTGGCCGGTCGTTTCGATGCGCTGGACAGCAACAAGGATGGCGTCCTGTCCCGGGAAGAACTGGCCGCCGGCAAGCCGTCCCGACGCTGAGCAACACGTGCGCACCCGGGTCTCCGGGTGCGCACGGGCCGGGTCGTCAGAAAGAAAGGCGGCCCGACACCACCAATCCGGCGAACACGCCCGCGCTCGCGAGTCCGACGGCAAGCACCAGACTCCAGAGCCGCCAGAAGCGCTGGCGTTCCATTTGCCGGCGCATGCCTTCCGGGTCGCGCATCGCGTCGCGCGCCTGCCGCCGCTTCAGGATGCGCGGCAACCAGAGGGCGCTGGCCCAGCAGATGCCGCCCATGTAGACCAGCGTCAGCCCCATGTGCGGTATCCATCCGCGCACCTGTGTCAGTACGACGATGCCCACGACGAACGCGATGATCAGTACGGTGCAGAACACGCCGTAACGCACCAGATCCCGCCGTTCGCGTGCGTCCAGCGGATCCTTCAGCGGTTCGCGGATGCCGAACCACACCGCACTGATGCCGATGAGCGTTCCCAGTGCGGCCACGCCTGCCGTTCCTCCCAATCGCCAGGGCGTCCATCGTGTCTCCATTCTTCCGGGTCATGCAGGCACGACGACCGGCGCCCCGATGTGTGACCCACCCTGGCCTGGCCGGGTGCTACAGCGTCAGTCGCCCGCTGTTGACGAGCGCATACAGGATGGCGCCGATGGCGAGTGCGCTGGTCAGTGCCACGGCCTTCCTGCCGATCACGTAGTCGTAACCCCGCCGCCGTTGCGTGTTGGCTGGATGGGCGAGGATCGGGTCCATGATCCGGGGTAGGGTGACCAGGTACTGGTAGTTGATCACGCACATGCCCGCCAGCGTGACCAGGCCGATCGCCACCCAGCCGGTCGCGATGACCGTCGCCAGCATGAGACAGAACAGCCACACCGAGCCGGAGGTCGCATTGAGGGCCATGAAGCGGCGTACCTGCTGGCGTTCCTGCGCGGTCTGGCAGAAGCGCGCGAGATACCACCAGGTGAAGGCATAGCCGACCAGGCCACCGATCACGCCGCCCAGGACACCGCCGAGGGCGGCCGGGTGCTGGGTGATCTGTTCGAAGATCACGCCCAGCGAGCCGCCGGCCACGCCGCCGGTGACGCCGCCCGTGGTCAGGCCGCCGGTGCCCAGCTTGCCCACCAGTCCGGTGCCGAGCACGCCGGAGCCGATGACCGTCGCCGCGCTTGCCGCTGGCATTGCGCCGACCAGGCCGCCCAACACGATCATGGTGAAGGCTGCGCCGGGCGCCGTGGTGCGCGCGAAGTCGCTGAAGCGCTTCAGCAATTCTTCGCGTACGCAGGCGCGGGCGCGCGACAGGCGCTTGCGCACGGCGGCGTCGCTGAGTCCCAGCAGCTCGGCGACCTGTTGTGAACTCTGGCCTTCGCGATAGAACAGCAGCAGCGCCTCGCGGCTGTCTTCGGGCAGGGACGAAATGATGTCGTTCGCGACGACTTCCTCTTCCGTCTGCAGCAACCGTTCGGCTGGCGTGGGGTCGGGATCGGCCGCCATGCCGATCGCGATCTCGGCCACTTCGCCCGACATGGGGCGGCCGTGCTGCGCACGCAGCCAGTCGCGGGCCAGGTTGCGGGTGATCTGGCGCAGCCAGGGCAGGAAACTGGCGGTGTTCTTGAGCTTGTCGAGCTGCTGCCAGGCCTTGAGGAAGGCTTCCTGTGCGATGTCTTCACTCGCCTGCACGTCGCGGGTGATCGCCAACGCAATCGCGGTGACGGTGTTCTGGCACGCGTTGACGATACGGCCGTAGGCGTCGTGGCTGCCGCGCGCGGCGGCGGGCAGCTCGGTCTGCAGCATCAGGTCGAGGGCAAGGGCATTCATCGGGTCGGGGTCATCGGGTGGCCTGATGACCCTGACGGGCCGGGAGGGCGGATGTGACCGCAACCGGCACGGCAGGTGGCAGGCTCAACCGCCGCTGACGGGCTGGATGCGGATACGGTCTTCTTCCGGGACTTCATCCGCCGGTGCGGGCGCGGGTGTTTCCTGTGGTTGCGGCACAGGTGCGGACGCAGGCACGGGGCGCCGCATCCACATCACGGCCGCAGCCAGGGCGATCAGCGCCAGCAGGATCAGACGGATGCGCCAGGCCCACGACCGCTGCGGCGTGGCGTCCGTTTCCTGGTCGGTGCGGAACGTCAGCGTGGGCCCTTGGCCCGGGCGCGTGGTTTCCAGCAGGCCCGCTTCGCGCAGCAGGGCGCGGGCGCGGGGCTGGTCCTCGGCATGGCGGACCCAAAGCGCGGGTTGAAGCTGTGCCTTCACCGGTTCGGTATAGCTGAACTGTCCGCCGCGCTTGCTGTGGTAGGAGCGGCCGTTGCTGATGAAGACGGGAATGCCCGCCTCGGTCAGCATCTTGGCCACGCCTTCGACGGTTTCGATGCGCTGGCTGGAAAAGACTTGCCGCATGCGTGTGTCCTCAGTCCTTTGCCGGCACGGGCGAGGCCGCTTCAGCGTCCGGCACTACGCGGATCAGGCCTTCCTGCGCCGTGCTGGCGACCAGCCGGCCCTGGCGATCGAAGATCTGCCCGCGCGCCAGTCCGCGCGAACCGCTCGCGCTGGGGCTGTCGATCGAATACAGCAGCCAGTCGTCCGCGCGGAATGGGCGGTGGAACCACAGCGCATGATCCAGCGACGCCATCTGCACGTTCGGCTGGTAGTAGCTGATCCCATGCGGATACGTCGCGGTGCCCAGCAGTTGGAAATCGGAGGCGTAGGCGAGCAGGGCGCGATGCAGTTCGGGCGAGTCGCCGACCGGCTCGCTCAGTCGGAACCAGACCTGCTGGAACGGCGGGCGCTTGGGCGGATTCAGTTCATCGCGGGGGTAGACATGGCGGAACTCGAACGGGCCGCGCCGCGACATCCAGCGCTGCACCTTCGGCGGCAGGGTGGCCATCACCTCGGCGGGCACCGGCGGGGCGGTGGCGATGTCCTCCGGCTGCGGGACTTCCGGCATCGACAGTTGATGTTCCGCGCCGTCTTCCCCGGCCTGGAACGAGGCCGCGCAGAAGAAGATCACGCGGCCGTGCTGGATCGCGGTGACGCGGCGGACCGAGAAGCTGCCGCCGTCGCGCGTGCGGTCCACTTCGTAGACGATCGGCGCCTCGATGTTGCCGGCGCGCAGGAAGTAGGCATGCAGCGAATGCGCGCGGCGTTCGCCGCTGCTGCCATCCACGGTGGCCTGTGCGGCCGACAGCGCCTGGCCCAGCACTTGGCCGCCGAAGACGTACTTGGTGCCGATGTCGCGGCTCTGGCCGCGGAACAGGTTGTCTTCCAGCCGCTCCAGCGACAGCAGCTCGATCAGTTCGGAGACGACGGGTTCGGGAGCAGGGGGCAAGGGCGGCGCCTATGGCAAAGACCGGCAAATTATAGCGATCACCCTGTAGGAGGGGCTTCAGCCCCGATGCCTTGTCGCCGGGTGCAGACGAAAGCGAAAGCGTCGGGGCTGAAGCCCCTCCTACACTGCATGGGGCTTCAGGCGCTCCAGCGGGATGGCACGCAGCACGGCATCCCACGGGAACAGCGGGCCTGGATCCATCTTGCGCGGCACGGTGATGGTGGGGTCGTCGCTGGCGGGTTCGCGCGCGGTGTCCAGATCCTCATGGCCGGCGATATAACGCAGCGAAGGCAACTCCTGTCGCAGGTGGTCCAGCAGCGTGGTCAGCGCATCGATCTGTGCGTCGGTATAGGGCTCTTCCATCTTCTGGCTGCCGACGGTCAGCCAGTCCGGGTAGCGGCCGGTGTTCACCAGTTCGATGCCGACCGAGCGCGGGTTGCAGCCACGCACATGGTGGGCGATGCGTTCCGGCCGTACGTAGACGTGCACGCTGCCGTCCCGGTCGATGTAGTAATGGCCGCTGTTGCCGGTGCCGGAGGCGTGCAGGATGCGTTCGCCGTAGTGCCGCGCCATCGCCAGGTCGGGCAGTTCCGTGCAGTGGATGACGACCAGGTCGATCTGCTGCAG encodes the following:
- a CDS encoding sigma-70 family RNA polymerase sigma factor → MNALALDLMLQTELPAAARGSHDAYGRIVNACQNTVTAIALAITRDVQASEDIAQEAFLKAWQQLDKLKNTASFLPWLRQITRNLARDWLRAQHGRPMSGEVAEIAIGMAADPDPTPAERLLQTEEEVVANDIISSLPEDSREALLLFYREGQSSQQVAELLGLSDAAVRKRLSRARACVREELLKRFSDFARTTAPGAAFTMIVLGGLVGAMPAASAATVIGSGVLGTGLVGKLGTGGLTTGGVTGGVAGGSLGVIFEQITQHPAALGGVLGGVIGGLVGYAFTWWYLARFCQTAQERQQVRRFMALNATSGSVWLFCLMLATVIATGWVAIGLVTLAGMCVINYQYLVTLPRIMDPILAHPANTQRRRGYDYVIGRKAVALTSALAIGAILYALVNSGRLTL
- a CDS encoding DUF2007 domain-containing protein translates to MRQVFSSQRIETVEGVAKMLTEAGIPVFISNGRSYHSKRGGQFSYTEPVKAQLQPALWVRHAEDQPRARALLREAGLLETTRPGQGPTLTFRTDQETDATPQRSWAWRIRLILLALIALAAAVMWMRRPVPASAPVPQPQETPAPAPADEVPEEDRIRIQPVSGG
- the tesB gene encoding acyl-CoA thioesterase II — its product is MPPAPEPVVSELIELLSLERLEDNLFRGQSRDIGTKYVFGGQVLGQALSAAQATVDGSSGERRAHSLHAYFLRAGNIEAPIVYEVDRTRDGGSFSVRRVTAIQHGRVIFFCAASFQAGEDGAEHQLSMPEVPQPEDIATAPPVPAEVMATLPPKVQRWMSRRGPFEFRHVYPRDELNPPKRPPFQQVWFRLSEPVGDSPELHRALLAYASDFQLLGTATYPHGISYYQPNVQMASLDHALWFHRPFRADDWLLYSIDSPSASGSRGLARGQIFDRQGRLVASTAQEGLIRVVPDAEAASPVPAKD
- a CDS encoding N-acetylmuramoyl-L-alanine amidase, with product MSTDLPDFAPRLDPLPYEDKLEARPLQQIDLVVIHCTELPDLAMARHYGERILHASGTGNSGHYYIDRDGSVHVYVRPERIAHHVRGCNPRSVGIELVNTGRYPDWLTVGSQKMEEPYTDAQIDALTTLLDHLRQELPSLRYIAGHEDLDTAREPASDDPTITVPRKMDPGPLFPWDAVLRAIPLERLKPHAV